GGGTAGGAATATTTAGGCATCCCTAAGGAAAACTAACCACTCTCACTTGCATATTGTGAGATCATCACGCGCTTGTTTAAAATGCTTTTAGCCGACCAACAGAAAAAGTTTAGGAGCTGAAATTGATGAATTCATATGATTTAGGGCTAGTACGCGACGGAATAGGTCAAGCCATGAAATATTCATGATTTATTTTTGCAGCCAATATGGGATAAGACGATGTCTCTGTTATGCTAGATttctttttaatatttaaaaatgtATGATAGCTTATTAGTTAAATAAAATCAATATAACAAAAAAAAGCAATGCGCCGATGACAAAAGTTTATAAATagtattaccaaaattttcattgccaattttgaaaataataatttgACAAGATACTATCATACAATGCTTCACaatttttcttgcttctttttgtttgtttagATTACTCAGGTATCTCAAAATTAGGTAGTTTATAATTTCAATAAATCAAATACATAGATCAAGATATCAttagaatttttctattttgggAATCAAAATAGGGATAAGATTAGACTCTAGCAAAAGGcacttttaattttattaaaaaataaaagtaaaagaagTTTATATATTGATACTTTATTTTAGTTTAACTAAATTACCCATTCTTTTTCCAATACTCATAATTTCTCacatacaattttttttaaattaaaattaacagCTTAACGTGAAAAGCTCAAGTGTAGCAAATTTAAGTATATAAGCATACTGGAATAGTGTAAATATATTCAAAAGttacaaaattaaaatacaaacaaaattattataagtttttaaGATTATACGGTGTTAATACCAATTTGAACTCTTATTTTTGCGTAGGAGATATTAAACATAGTAATATTTTATCACCTTATTAttaaaatatgcaaaaaaatacaCATTTTTAGCGTTTTGTATATAACTTGGAcacaaatttaaaaatttttcaaaatcaaagtATAATTGATGATATGTCATCATTCTTAAAcatattttaaaacttttttttaaatcaaaacataATTCACAAAATATAATACTAAACATTTTTGAATAATTCGTATTAATGTGTATTATctttaaaagaaattcaaacaTGTTCATATATTTTGTTTGAAAAGTCAGGTAATTATCTAAATTCCAAAAAACAATTTGATCCTATGTAATACTAGCACAAGTGCCATTCACAACTTGACCAGAGCGTGGTATCAACACCCTCAGCTCCCCACCTCACGTGTCCAAACCCATTTCGGACGACTTTCCCATTCCCACCGACACAGGTAAACCATTCCCGTTGTCTTCGCCCAAAATCCCCTTAAGGCTTAAACCCCCTTTCGCCGCTCGACGCCCATAACTCCCTTTTTTCGATATTTATTCCCCTTTTTCCCCCTTATCCAAATGCTTGAAATTTTCCATACCACCTTTTCTCCCTGAAACCGTTTCACCaaaacatttattttattttttaaatttatttttgtttttacaaAATGGCCGAAACAGTGGTGGTGGATCCACCGCCACCACCGGAAAGGCTTCCGAACGGCGGCGTTTCGGGGGGGCATGATTTCAACGGCCTAGCAATTCCACCCCTGGATCATACCTTTTTGTCCCAGGATATTACCTTAGGGGATGCTAACGGGCAAAGCTTTGATCCCTTTGATCAAAACGGCAACGACGACGTCGTATTTGATGACTTCGATTTCGACTTGGATTTCTCCTTCGACGATCTCTTGCCGGCTGGGGCTGGGGCTCCCCTTCCGGACCCGGATCAGTTTGATTCTGATTGTTTCGTGTTGCATGGGTCCGACCCGAATTTAAGTCAAATTCCCCCTGATCGGAGTTTGAAGAATGTTGCTAGGGCCTTCAAAACGACGTCGGCGGAGTTTGCTCATGTTTCCGGCGAGAATTGTGTATCTGGTGAAGGGCTGATTTCTAATCCGTCTTCGTCGCTGGAACCGGAGGTTTGTCAGATGTCGAGCGATCAAGTTTCTGGTGATCGGAGCTCCGGGATGAATCTGAGTTCATCAGGTGATCGGGGACATGATGTCTCCGGGTATTTGAATGTGCCGTCGCCGGAGTCAAATGGGTCAAAGGGGTCGAATGATTCGAGGGATTGTCCCTCGCCCGAGTCTCAGGGTTCCGGCAATAATTGCCGCTCCAATGTTTCGGAGGACTCCAATAGATCGGTGAGTTCTTCTTCTAATTTTGGAAATAATTCAGTGAAAAATGGAGTTGTTGATCAAAAAATAAAGTTGGAAGAATTTAATTGTAAAGTTAACAATAAATCAttgttgaaaaggaaaaaagaaggcgAAGATGTCAATAACGTTGAATCGAGGACgaataaatttcaaaaatccAGTGTTAATTTGGCTAGTAATGCTGATAATAGTAATAGCAATAACAATATTTTGAGTGAAGAAGATGAGAGGAGAAGAGCTAGGTTAATCAGGAATAGAGAGAGTGCTCAGTTGTCACGGCAAAGGAAGAAGCATTATGTTGAGGAATTGGAAGATAAGGTGAAAAGTATGCATTCTACAATTCAAGATCTGAATGCAAAAATTACATATTTTATGGCTGAAAATGCCACCTTGAGGCAGCAATTGGGTGGTGGCGGGGTGGCTCCACCTCCAATGGCGCCTCCACCACCTGGCGTGTACCCACCAATGATGTACCCGTGGATGCCATGTGGCGTTCCACCCTACATGATGAAGCCACAGGGATCGCAGGTGCCATTGGTTCCGATTCCAAGGTTGAAATCCCAGCAACCTGCTCCTGCCCCGAAAGGAAATAAGAAGGCGGACAGTAAGAAGACTGAAGGGAAGACTAAGAAGGTTGCAAGTGTTAGTTTCTTGGGATTGTTGTGTTTTGTACTACTATTTGGTGGATTGGCTCCCATGGTGAATGTGAGGTATGGGGGTGTGAGGGAGGCTTTTTCTGGTGGAACGGATTTCATTGAGAATCAGTTTTATGAGAAACATCATGGCAGAGTGTTGACCGCAAGTGGGAATTTGAGTGATAGTGATTATGGTGGAAAATTTGGTGGTGGAAAAGATTATAATGAAAAAGGGGATAAGCTCAATGGTACTGAGCCTCTTGTGGCCTCGCTGTTTGTTCCAAGGAATGACAAACTTGTGAAGATAGATGGAAACTTGATAATTCATTCTGTTTTGGCTAGTGAGAAAGCCATGGCGTCTCGTAAAGATGCTGCAAGTGAAGTGGGTGGTGAGACTCGGCTTGTACCAGTTTCGGGTGGAAGACCTGCTCACCTCTATAGAAGTTCAACTGATCGACAGAGGGCTCTTGGTTCTGGTTCTGTTGGGAGTGACAATTTGAAATCACCAGCAGCTGATGGCAGATTGCAGCAGTGGTTCCGTGAGGGCCTTGCTGGTAAGTTACTTTAAATGCTTTCTTCTTCTGCCAATTCATTATTTCTGCGTTTACTTTGGAGTAGTGTGTTTTGCATCATATCAACTGTTTGTGCTCTTAAAGTTGTGTTCGCGCTGCTATATGAAACTTGGTTTCTGTGATTAAGTAACATCTTCTTTGCATTTTGGTTTTCATATGATATGTTGCTTCTTTGGCCAGCTTCTTGTAGTATCAGCAATTCTATTGTTGATTCTGGAGTCCGATGGATCGATGTGTGGGTATCTCTTGCACAGTATGAAGATTTTATGTTACTTTCTTGTTATTGCCCTCCTTTAGACTAATCATTTGATTTTCTCATGCTCCTCCAAATGATTGCTATCCAGTTGAGAATCCTGTGATTTTGGTGGAAGACGACTTTATGATCGTACTGCTCCACAgatttccccctttttttgtgttttttttggggggtggggggggggtaGCTTAGTTTACCACACCTGTCATAAGCTTTAGACCTATGTCGCCCAGACTCTTCACTGGGCCCTACTGTAGCTGTGTTCTGACTCTTCATTTTCCACTAGACTAGGAGTGTCGGCTGGACTCTGTATCCGAGTCATGTTGACATAGATTTAGACCAGATAATACTTTTGTATAGAGTAATATGGGCATTCAGAGTCAAGTTTTGATATTCATTTTGTGCCGCATGAGGAATTTCAGTTTCCTTAGATTATTCTTATTGGTTAcgattttttttcttggtattCGTGACCTTTGTTTGTTCCCCTTTTCGCAGGTCCAATGTTAAGTTCAGGAATGTGCAGTGAAGTGTTCCAGTTTGATGTGTCTTCAGCTTCGGGCCCAGGAGCCATTGTTCCAGCTACTTCTGCAAGGAATGTCACTGAGGAGCAAAGCCGGAATTCTACAGATCTCAACAAAGGAAGGAATAGAAGGATTCTCCGTGGTGTTCCTATTCCCCTTCCTGGGTCGTCTCACAACATATCTGAAGATGTAGGAAGGACCTCAAAGAAAGAGAACTTTAGCGGAAACAACTCGCTTTCACCAATGGTTGTTTCTGTGCTCGTGGATCCTAGGGAGGTAGGTGATGCAGATGTTGATGGTGTGATGGGAGCAAAATCGCTCTCTCAGATTTTTGTTGTTGTGCTGATAGACAGTGTCAAATATGTCACTTATTCATGCGTGCTCCCATTCAAGGGAGCCGGTCCTCATCTGGTTACTACCTGAAGATGGAAGTAGAGCTCTATGGTGATAATAATAGACTATAGACATGATATTAATCAATTTTGTAGATAGCTAAAGCTATGTAATTGTGGCAGGTAAGATAGCTATAGCTTGAACTTTTGAATAAGCTAACCTCTTTATGAGACTGGACAGTGTAATTTTATACTATTAGGATGATACATGCAGTACTTACAATTTCAGCGATCCTTTTATATTAATGTACAATgctaatttgaaaatttaaagtGCTGTGAAGTTTTCATCTGACAAATGTTTAATCTTTAGGAGATCTTGTGGCCAAGTTGCTGCATCCAAATTTACAAATAATTAGGAATTGTTAAAGGAGGAGTTGGaatgaaccatgagaaaataaTAGGTggtcttttttttcccccccctCTTTTTGGAGGGTATAATAGGTGGTCTTTAAGTCTTTGCAGCCATTCATTCTGGAATTGGTATTTCCAAAGAAAATTAGTAAATTGCTTCTTTGGTTGGAATTGGCCGAGTCACTCCGAATGGGACTCGAAAATTTTTCATTCCGAGGGTGAAGAATCATCAGGCAGCTCAGGGGATGGAAGCATCGAAGTTCACACGCAGAACATCATAAATGTTTTCAACATGCAAGCTCATTTGCTGAGTGGTACCTCCAGTTGCGGAAGTCTCTGATGGCTTGACGTATACTTCTTAACAGTTTTCTTCAGTGGGTGGTGGTTGTCATCAACTTTTCTTGTCGTACAGTATAATAAATTTCCTTTGCTAGATGTAGTTGTCAATCCAGCTTTACCCATAGTACCAAGTTGAAGTCAACAAGAAAGGCTATATTTAGAAGCAGGCAAGAACTCATTTCTGTTTTGCGTCTACTTAGTCACCCTATCCTGGTAACGCATGCCAATGTCCCCATAGCTCATCTTAAcaggaaaagaaaactaatgaTCATAGGACATGCCCTGATAATGCATTTACTTGTATACGAACTTTTCAGTTAGAGCCTGAGGAAGAGGGTCAGCATATACAATTTAAGCCTATTGCTCTAACCTTTTCGTTATCAGTTTCTGGGTAGATGATTTTACACTCATTTAATCCTCCATAAAGCAAACGAAACAACTCATTAGTGTGAACCGTTTGTAATGACAATTATCACTTAATTTCCAGACGTTTGTAATTGCTCCGCCTTCTCGTGAAGTACAAAAGGAACATTATTGATCCTTCAGGGCTCATTACATCAGAAACGCTTTTCAAACTTCGACATGGCTTTCCTGCGTTGTGTTAATGCAGGTAAAGAACATAGGGAGGTATAGGACCAAGGTTTGCAAAATCGAGATCTTACGTAGGATCGATTTT
The Coffea arabica cultivar ET-39 chromosome 6c, Coffea Arabica ET-39 HiFi, whole genome shotgun sequence genome window above contains:
- the LOC113692735 gene encoding bZIP transcription factor 17-like, with the translated sequence MAETVVVDPPPPPERLPNGGVSGGHDFNGLAIPPLDHTFLSQDITLGDANGQSFDPFDQNGNDDVVFDDFDFDLDFSFDDLLPAGAGAPLPDPDQFDSDCFVLHGSDPNLSQIPPDRSLKNVARAFKTTSAEFAHVSGENCVSGEGLISNPSSSLEPEVCQMSSDQVSGDRSSGMNLSSSGDRGHDVSGYLNVPSPESNGSKGSNDSRDCPSPESQGSGNNCRSNVSEDSNRSVSSSSNFGNNSVKNGVVDQKIKLEEFNCKVNNKSLLKRKKEGEDVNNVESRTNKFQKSSVNLASNADNSNSNNNILSEEDERRRARLIRNRESAQLSRQRKKHYVEELEDKVKSMHSTIQDLNAKITYFMAENATLRQQLGGGGVAPPPMAPPPPGVYPPMMYPWMPCGVPPYMMKPQGSQVPLVPIPRLKSQQPAPAPKGNKKADSKKTEGKTKKVASVSFLGLLCFVLLFGGLAPMVNVRYGGVREAFSGGTDFIENQFYEKHHGRVLTASGNLSDSDYGGKFGGGKDYNEKGDKLNGTEPLVASLFVPRNDKLVKIDGNLIIHSVLASEKAMASRKDAASEVGGETRLVPVSGGRPAHLYRSSTDRQRALGSGSVGSDNLKSPAADGRLQQWFREGLAGPMLSSGMCSEVFQFDVSSASGPGAIVPATSARNVTEEQSRNSTDLNKGRNRRILRGVPIPLPGSSHNISEDVGRTSKKENFSGNNSLSPMVVSVLVDPREVGDADVDGVMGAKSLSQIFVVVLIDSVKYVTYSCVLPFKGAGPHLVTT